From the Chitinophaga lutea genome, the window TTAATGTACTGGTAGGCAAACGGCATCAGCTCTATGGCTTCGCCCACGGAGGTCTGTATATGCAGGTTCCCTTTTACGTTTTTAACGGAAGTGGCGCCGGTGTACTTGAACCGGATCTGCGAAGGGTCGCCGCCGGGATGCACGATCAGGTCGTACTTCATCTGCCCGGTTTCGGAATACACCTGCATGTCCACCTTGTTGTACAGGTTGCTGTACAGCACGTTCGTATACGCACCGATATTGGCTTTCCAGCGGGAAGGGTCGTTACCGATAAAGTAGGAGATATTTTCCTGGCTGGGCTTGGATGCCGTGATGGCGGGACTGGGCAGGGTATTGAGAAACTCGAGATCGTAGGCATGGCCCCTCACCTTTTCCGGGGCGGCACCGGTACCCGTACCAGGTTTGGGCAGCACGGGCTTGCCGGCCTGGGGGTTGTACACCGTATCGGCGATCCTGGCGTGGCCATGGCGGAAGGCGTCCATCTGCTGCATATCCTCCTTGTTCAGCAGGAGGAAGCGGAAACCGTTCTTTTTGAGGTAGATGTTGGCCCCGCCCAAAACCGCGCGGTATTGAAAGTCGCCGGCCCATTGCCCTTTATTTTCCACGTACTCCAATGGAGCATAATTGCCTCCAGCTTCCTGTGCTGCCACGGGGAAACTGATCAGCATTATTATCCATACTTGCAATGCACTTAAAAGACTGACAGGGCGTGTAGATTTCAAAACAGTTCTGATTTTTAAGATTGTCCCAGTAAACTAATATACTCTATTTAACGGTTTCGCGTGTCAATTTGTTACGGAGGAAAAGGATTGGTTGGCGACTGGCAGGAGGCGGTCCACGAAGGTATGGGCAAGCAACAGGTTCAGGATCAACCACCCCTGCCAGTCATTCCAGAATTATCAACGTAAAAGCGGTCAGGATATTTTACTCCACGCAGATTTTGACCGTTGTGTAGCCAAAAAATCATGAAGGGGTTTATTCTCAGGAAGTTCGAGATCCGGGTCGGCTTCGAGGATGGTTTCGGCGCTGTCGCGGGCGGCCTGGAGCATGGCCCGGTCCTGCACGATGTCGGCCAGTTTCAGATCGAGCAGGCCGCTCTGGCGGGTGCCTTCGATGTCGCCGGGGCCCCTCAGTTCCATGTCTTTTTCGGAAATCACAAAACCGTTATTGGTCTGCACCATCACCTTCACCCTTTCCTGGGAGTCTTTCCCGATCTTGTTGCCCGTCATCAGGATGCAGTAACTCTGCTCGGCGCCCCTGCCCACCCGGCCGCGCAGCTGGTGCAACTGGGACAGGCCGAAACGCTCGGTGCTTTCGATCACCATCACAGAGGCATTGGGCACATTCACCCCCACTTCGATCACCGTGGTGGCCACCATGATCTGGGTGTCGTTGGTGATGAAACGCTGCATGTTGACCTCGCGCTGCTCGGACGGCTGGCGGCCATGCACCATGCTGATCCAGTACTTCGGCTCGGGGAAGAATGCCTTCACTTCCTCGTACCCTTTCGTAAGGTTTTCATAATCCATGTTCGCCGACTCCTCGATCAGCGGGTATACGATATAGGCCTGGCGGCCTTTGCGGATTTCTTCCTTGATAAAGTCCATCACCTGCGGGCGCTGGTATTCCGTGCGGTGCACGGTGGTGATGGGTTTACGGCCGGGCGGCATTTCATCGATCACGGACACGTCGAGGTCGCCGTACACGGTCATGGCCAGTGTGCGCGGGATGGGCGTGGCCGTCATTACCAGGATGTGCGGCGGGGTGCTGTTCTTTTCCCAGAGGCGCGCGCGCTGCGCCACCCCGAACCGGTGCTGCTCATCCACAATGGCCATCCCCAGGTGGTGAAACTGCACTTCTTTTTCCAGCAGGGCGTGCGTGCCGATGAGGATGTGAATGCTTCCATCAGCCGTGCCCGTTAGTATTTCCTTTCTTGCCTTCCCTTTGATGTTGCCTGTCAGCAGCGCCACCTTCACCGGCATGTCTTTCAGCAACTCGGAAATGCCCTTGAAGTGCTGCTGCGCCAGTATTTCGGTGGGCGCCATCAGGCATCCCTGGAAACCGTTGTCGATCGCCATCAGCAGCGTGAGCAGGGCCACCATGGTTTTACCGCTGCCTACGTCGCCCTGCAACAGCCGGTTCATCTGGCGGCCGGTGGTGGTATCTTTCCTGATTTCTTTCAGTACCCTTTTCTGCGCGCCGGTTAAGGGGAAAGGAAGATGATCGTTGTAAAACGAATTGAACACGTTGCCCACGGCGTTAAACACAAAACCGTGGCTGGCCTTGTGCCGCCTGATCTTCAGCCGGCAGATGCGTATCTGTGCCAGGAAGAGCTCTTCGAATTTGAGGCGGCGCTGGGCCTGTTTGGCCTCTTCTTCGGTGGCGGGCAGGTGTATTTTGAAGAACGCCTGCGCGCGCGGCATCAGCCTGAACTGCTGCAGCACCGGCGCGGGAATGTTTTCCCTGATTTCCGCCAGCTGCAATTGCTCGAGCAGGTTGCGGGTCAGCTTTCCGATAGCCTTCGCCGTTAGACCGCGGGCCTTCAGTTTTTCGGTCGTGTAATACACCGGCTCGAGGTGTTGTTTGCCGGTGGCGGTTTCTCCGGTGAGCAGGTCCATTTCGGGGTGGGCCATCTGCAGGATGCCGTTAAACTGCGAGAGGCGGCCGAACACGAGGTAGCCGGTATTTTCGCGCAGCGATTTCTGCATCCACTGCCAGCCCTGGAACCAGACGAGGTCTATCTTGCCCGTTTCGTCCTGCAGGGTGGCCACCAGCCGCTTGCCGCGCTTTTCACCCACTACTTCCATGTGCACGATGCGGCCGCGTATCTGCACAAAATCCTCCATGCCGCTGAGATGGCGGATTTTGTCCACCTTCGTACGGTCTACGTACCTGAACGGGTAATATTCCAGCAAATCCCGGAAGGAATGCAGGTTGATCTCCTTGCGCAGCAGTTCGCCGCGCTGAGGGCCTACCCCTTTCAGGTATTCGATCGGGTTGGATAATATGGAGGAAATCAGCGACAAACGTCTTTAAATTTTCAATGCACGAAGTACGGCAATTTCATAAAAAAAGGCAAACGGCACATGCGCCGTCTGCCCTTTTATCAATATGCTGATAACGATTATTCTGCGATGGCTTCCACCTTGCCTTCCACAAACAGTTTCATCCATTCGGAGGTCACTGATTTGGGGCGCTCGAGGGAAAGGCTCAGGGCGCGGTCCCAGCAGAGGGAAGCCAGTACGCCCAGTGCGCGTGAAACGCCGAAGAGCACGGTATAGAATTCATATTCCACGAGGCCGTAATGCACCAGCAGTGCGCCGGAATGCGCGTCTACGTTCGGCCAGGGGTTTTTCACCTTGCCGAGGTCCTGCAGGATCGGGGGAACGGTTTCGTATACGGTCCACACAATACGCACCAGCTCATCTTCGGGCAGGTGTTTTTTGGCGAACTCCATCTGCGCGGTGAAGCGGGGGTCTGTTTTACGCAGTACGGCGTGGCCGTAGCCGGGCACCACTTTGCCTTCAGACAGCGTCTTTTTCACATACGCAGCGATTTGTTCTTTGGTGGGGATGCCGCCGCCCAGTTCTTCGCGCATGCTCAGGATCCATTTGATCACTTCCTGGTTGGCCAGGCCGTGGAGGGGACCGGCTAAACCGTTCATACCGGCTGCGAAAGACAGGTAAGCGTCGCTCAGGGCGGAACCTACCAGGTGGGTGGTATGGGCGCTCACGTTACCACCTTCGTGGTCCGCGTGAATCACCATGTACAGGCGCATCAGCTCCTTGAAGCCTTCATCGTCGTAACCCAGCATGTGGGCGAAGTTGCCGGCCCAGTCGAGCATGCCGTCCGGCTGGATGTGCTGGCCGTTTTTGTATTTGCGGCGG encodes:
- a CDS encoding citrate (Si)-synthase, eukaryotic; the encoded protein is MSYIKEKFKAKADELSAEVKDLLKNHGTKKVDDVTIAQVYQGMRGITGLVTETSLLDANEGIRFRGYSIPELREHLPKAPGGAEPLPEGLFYLMLIGELPTEADVQNLSSVLGRRSHVPNHVFDAIEALPVSTHPMTMFTVAVMALQTESVFAKAYADGMSKKDYWSYMYEDTLNLIARLPRVAAYIYRRKYKNGQHIQPDGMLDWAGNFAHMLGYDDEGFKELMRLYMVIHADHEGGNVSAHTTHLVGSALSDAYLSFAAGMNGLAGPLHGLANQEVIKWILSMREELGGGIPTKEQIAAYVKKTLSEGKVVPGYGHAVLRKTDPRFTAQMEFAKKHLPEDELVRIVWTVYETVPPILQDLGKVKNPWPNVDAHSGALLVHYGLVEYEFYTVLFGVSRALGVLASLCWDRALSLSLERPKSVTSEWMKLFVEGKVEAIAE
- the recG gene encoding ATP-dependent DNA helicase RecG, whose translation is MSLISSILSNPIEYLKGVGPQRGELLRKEINLHSFRDLLEYYPFRYVDRTKVDKIRHLSGMEDFVQIRGRIVHMEVVGEKRGKRLVATLQDETGKIDLVWFQGWQWMQKSLRENTGYLVFGRLSQFNGILQMAHPEMDLLTGETATGKQHLEPVYYTTEKLKARGLTAKAIGKLTRNLLEQLQLAEIRENIPAPVLQQFRLMPRAQAFFKIHLPATEEEAKQAQRRLKFEELFLAQIRICRLKIRRHKASHGFVFNAVGNVFNSFYNDHLPFPLTGAQKRVLKEIRKDTTTGRQMNRLLQGDVGSGKTMVALLTLLMAIDNGFQGCLMAPTEILAQQHFKGISELLKDMPVKVALLTGNIKGKARKEILTGTADGSIHILIGTHALLEKEVQFHHLGMAIVDEQHRFGVAQRARLWEKNSTPPHILVMTATPIPRTLAMTVYGDLDVSVIDEMPPGRKPITTVHRTEYQRPQVMDFIKEEIRKGRQAYIVYPLIEESANMDYENLTKGYEEVKAFFPEPKYWISMVHGRQPSEQREVNMQRFITNDTQIMVATTVIEVGVNVPNASVMVIESTERFGLSQLHQLRGRVGRGAEQSYCILMTGNKIGKDSQERVKVMVQTNNGFVISEKDMELRGPGDIEGTRQSGLLDLKLADIVQDRAMLQAARDSAETILEADPDLELPENKPLHDFLATQRSKSAWSKIS